A region of the Desulfobacterales bacterium genome:
CCGAGCTAACAAAGCGAAATGAACATACTATTCGGTTTTGGATAGCTCAATACGAAAATGGTGGGATTGAGCGATTAAAAGGACTATCGCCTCCTGGTCGCCCTTCTAAAAAAGGGGTTAAAATTTATCCGATTATTTTAGAAATAGTTCCTAAAGATCCGAGTGAGTTTGGTTATATTGAAGCGGGATGGACTGTTAATATGATTGTAGATTATTTAAAAAAGCAAGGTATTGAAGTTGGTGCTAGCACAGTAAAAAGAGCTTTAAAAAAAAACGGATGGGTTTACAAAAGATTTAAAAAGACGATTCCAACTAATGTCCCAAGCTCAGAAGACAAAAAAGCAAAAATTAATGAAATTATTGCAGAAATAAAAAAAGATAAAAAAATTAAAGATGTAGAAATTTTTTTTGTAGATGAATCACATTTCACAAACGGTCCTTATGTACAAAAAGGATGGTTTCTTATTGGGGAAGATAAAAAAGTTGAAACCCCCAAAAAAAGGAACAGTAAGACAATTATAGGTGGACTGAATATTATAAGAGTCAAAAAATATATTGGAAGCAGACAGATAAAGGTAATTCCGATACATTTATTGAATTTTTACGTCAGTTACAGAAAGATTTTCCAGGTATTTTAATAATTTTAATTTTAGATAATAGCAGTATTCATAAAAGTAAAAAAGTGAAAAAATTTTTGGAAAAGAATGAACTGATCAAAATACACAGATTATTGCCATATTCCCCTGAATATAATCCTATTGAACGTTTTTGGCTTTGGCTAAAGAAAAAAGTATACGGTAATAGTTGTTATAACTCTATCAAAGAAGTGATTGCAAAGCTTCGAAAAATAATATGGAATTATAATAATGATAGGTTAGTTGATTCGATAAATTTTAACTTCGAACTTTACGCAAAAATTTTATAAATACTTATGGTCTCGCACTTACTCGATCCCCTTTGTTGATACCGACATTTTTTAAGGCATTTGCGACTTTATTAGCTAAATTATCAAGCTGCGCAAACGAGAATCGTTGTTTATCAAAAATTATAGCCGTTTTTGTTGGATTTTGTATCGCATTGTATTCAAGATTACTTGCTAAATTTAACATCTTTTGACTCCTTTATTAAAAAAATTAAAGTTAATTTTTATTATGACGCCCAAAAAAATCACGAGGCGGTAGATCTCCCATTTTGTTGCTCAAAATATCGGTAGAAGGTGTTCCAAATGATATTCTTCTACCGATATTTTAGCTTACTAAAAATATGTAAACTATTTTAATTATAAGCATTTTATTTTTTTATCTGTAATTTCTAACTGCTATTAATGCTA
Encoded here:
- a CDS encoding IS630 family transposase; translated protein: MIRIKLSEEERKQLKEHRTRRDANLSERCLYILLSDEGKSISEIAELTKRNEHTIRFWIAQYENGGIERLKGLSPPGRPSKKGVKIYPIILEIVPKDPSEFGYIEAGWTVNMIVDYLKKQGIEVGASTVKRALKKNGWVYKRFKKTIPTNVPSSEDKKAKINEIIAEIKKDKKIKDVEIFFVDESHFTNGPYVQKGWFLIGEDKKVETPKKRNSKTIIGGLNIIRVKKYIGSRQIKVIPIHLLNFYVSYRKIFQVF
- a CDS encoding IS630 family transposase yields the protein MYWKQTDKGNSDTFIEFLRQLQKDFPGILIILILDNSSIHKSKKVKKFLEKNELIKIHRLLPYSPEYNPIERFWLWLKKKVYGNSCYNSIKEVIAKLRKIIWNYNNDRLVDSINFNFELYAKIL
- a CDS encoding AMP-binding protein — its product is MLNLASNLEYNAIQNPTKTAIIFDKQRFSFAQLDNLANKVANALKNVGINKGDRVSARP